A single region of the Mesotoga sp. BH458_6_3_2_1 genome encodes:
- the nuoF gene encoding NADH-quinone oxidoreductase subunit NuoF has protein sequence MSKPITVLVSIDSNSLVLGARHFKNYLSTLAERYNLNSMVEILETGSFGDYGRGVLFLILPDNVMYSVKNEADIEKMVLEHLLKGRRVEDLIVTDFESAGHVEATEATREERIVLRNAGSIDPRNLEEYIALDGYQGLAKALRLNPEEVIEELKKSNLRGRGGAGFPTGLKWEFTQRVESDEKYVICNADEGEPGTFKDRLIMEGDPHSVIEGMIIAGYAVGADKGYIYIRGEYFESVASLRGAISKAYEYGLLGQSILGTNFSFDLSVRLGAGAYVCGEETALIESIEGRSGRPRLKPPYPPVSGLYGKPTVVNNVETFACIPPIIDKGASWFKSIGTASSPGTKVYSLCGDLVKRGIVEVPMGTSVRDLVQKFGGGIPNGRTLKMIQTGGAAGSFIKPEEMDAELDFDSFKKYGASLGSGVILAIDDTHCAVDIAKNLMEFFAHESCGKCAPCREGTHVIVHILDEFSKGRGTSEMLNQLYDISETMEESSFCGLGQSVPVPLRSILDRFRDEFLAHVNSPQCPVGVCKFEKPTKKKR, from the coding sequence GTGAGTAAACCAATAACCGTCCTCGTATCAATAGACTCGAACAGCTTGGTTCTCGGTGCCAGACACTTCAAAAATTATTTGAGCACCCTAGCGGAAAGATACAATTTGAATTCCATGGTTGAAATCCTGGAGACTGGATCTTTTGGAGATTATGGAAGAGGAGTTCTTTTTCTCATTCTCCCAGACAATGTAATGTATTCTGTTAAGAATGAAGCAGACATTGAAAAGATGGTATTGGAGCACCTTCTTAAGGGAAGAAGAGTTGAGGATCTGATTGTCACAGACTTCGAATCGGCAGGACATGTTGAAGCGACAGAAGCAACAAGAGAAGAGAGAATCGTGTTAAGAAATGCCGGTTCAATCGATCCCCGAAATCTTGAGGAATACATAGCCCTTGACGGATATCAAGGCCTTGCAAAAGCGTTGAGACTGAATCCAGAAGAAGTTATTGAAGAACTTAAGAAGAGCAATCTGAGAGGAAGAGGTGGGGCCGGTTTCCCAACCGGACTGAAATGGGAATTCACACAAAGAGTCGAGTCAGATGAAAAATATGTCATTTGTAACGCTGACGAAGGTGAACCGGGAACCTTCAAGGATCGATTGATAATGGAAGGCGATCCTCATTCAGTGATAGAAGGGATGATAATTGCCGGATATGCAGTTGGGGCCGACAAAGGATATATATATATTAGGGGAGAATACTTTGAATCTGTCGCAAGCCTTAGAGGTGCAATCAGCAAGGCTTATGAGTATGGCCTTCTGGGGCAGTCGATTCTTGGGACGAATTTTTCATTTGATCTATCTGTAAGGCTGGGCGCGGGAGCATATGTTTGTGGAGAAGAAACAGCCTTGATTGAATCAATTGAAGGTAGATCGGGAAGACCAAGACTGAAGCCACCTTATCCTCCAGTTAGCGGTCTATACGGCAAGCCAACCGTAGTAAATAATGTGGAGACTTTTGCCTGTATTCCGCCAATAATTGATAAGGGAGCAAGCTGGTTCAAGTCTATTGGTACAGCATCGTCTCCTGGAACAAAGGTTTACTCTTTATGTGGTGATCTTGTAAAGAGAGGAATAGTTGAAGTGCCTATGGGCACTTCTGTTAGGGATCTTGTGCAGAAATTTGGTGGAGGAATTCCCAATGGTAGAACTCTAAAAATGATACAGACTGGTGGAGCAGCAGGAAGCTTTATCAAACCCGAAGAAATGGATGCTGAGCTGGATTTCGACTCCTTCAAAAAGTATGGTGCCTCTTTGGGATCTGGGGTTATTCTCGCTATTGACGACACTCACTGCGCTGTAGATATAGCTAAAAACCTAATGGAGTTCTTTGCCCATGAATCCTGCGGAAAGTGTGCTCCATGCAGAGAGGGGACCCATGTAATTGTACACATTCTGGATGAATTTTCAAAGGGGAGAGGAACATCCGAGATGCTAAACCAATTGTACGATATATCTGAAACCATGGAAGAATCATCCTTCTGTGGACTTGGCCAATCAGTCCCAGTACCTTTGAGATCGATTCTCGATAGATTCAGAGATGAATTCCTCGCGCACG
- a CDS encoding NAD(P)H-dependent oxidoreductase subunit E, with the protein MSAENVREIVIDIYDNISSQSLEKGDVLINTLHAIQDHFGNFIPIEAAEVMKDLTGLPLSRIYEVLTFYTMFSTHKRGKYVIRVCKSLPCHVTGGQAVVDSLKNILEIDFGETTTDGLFTLEETSCLGLCGVSPVMMINDEAYGNLTPKRVSEIIDGIVSKERSE; encoded by the coding sequence ATGTCTGCAGAAAATGTCCGTGAAATCGTAATTGATATCTATGATAACATTAGCAGCCAGAGCCTTGAAAAAGGCGATGTGCTTATAAATACTCTTCACGCAATTCAAGATCACTTTGGCAACTTCATACCAATCGAAGCAGCTGAAGTTATGAAGGATCTGACGGGATTGCCTCTCTCAAGAATTTATGAAGTTCTTACTTTCTATACTATGTTCTCGACTCACAAGAGGGGAAAATATGTAATTCGAGTCTGCAAAAGTCTTCCATGCCATGTGACCGGAGGACAGGCAGTAGTCGACTCCTTAAAGAACATTCTGGAAATTGATTTTGGCGAGACTACCACAGATGGCTTGTTTACTCTTGAGGAGACTAGTTGTCTTGGACTCTGCGGAGTATCCCCGGTAATGATGATAAATGATGAGGCTTACGGAAACCTTACTCCAAAAAGAGTCTCTGAAATTATAGACGGCATCGTCTCGAAAGAGAGGAGTGAGTAA
- a CDS encoding NADH-quinone oxidoreductase subunit NuoF yields MPAVENTVLICAGGACISAGEKSVKNVFEETLKKYSLESVVRVVETGCMGACDLGPILVIYPEGVFYQKITAENAARIVEEHILKGRVVEDLLYKGDSGNLTEKPQEELPFFTEQVRIATRNLGVIDPLSIDEYIARDGYFALHKVLSELSREDVVEILKKSELKGRGGAGFPTWMKWDLTKKAQGDTKYVICNADEGDPGAFMDRAVLEGDPHTIVEAMTIAARVVGAQKGFVYVRAEYPLAIERLTHAMKMAREYGFLGENILGTGFSFDLEIRIGAGAFVCGEETALINSIEGKRGIPRVKPPFPASKGLWGKPTLLSNVETYANIPPIITNGGEWFSQYGVDGSRGTKVFALAGNVKNTGLVEVPMGITLRKLIFDIGGGVPGGKKLKAIQTGGPSGGCIPLELIDTPITYDNMKKLGTIIGSGGMIVMDEDSCMVDVAKYFLEFTVEESCGQCTPCRDGTRRMLEILERITEGEGTMEDLQLLKDLGDNIMSTSLCGLGQTAPQPVISTMRYFWDEYEAHVKEGRCPAKKCKSLMRVVIDKDKCVGCTACARVCPVEAISGSVRKPHEIDSEICTRCGSCLAVCKFGAISKVSP; encoded by the coding sequence GTGCCCGCTGTTGAAAACACGGTGCTTATTTGTGCCGGAGGAGCTTGCATTTCTGCAGGCGAGAAGAGCGTAAAAAACGTATTTGAGGAAACCCTGAAAAAGTACTCATTGGAAAGCGTAGTCAGGGTGGTAGAAACGGGATGTATGGGTGCTTGTGACCTCGGACCCATTTTGGTGATCTATCCTGAAGGAGTATTCTATCAGAAGATCACGGCAGAAAATGCAGCTCGTATTGTAGAAGAACATATTCTTAAAGGACGAGTAGTAGAAGATCTTTTGTATAAAGGCGACTCAGGAAATCTTACTGAAAAACCTCAGGAAGAGCTTCCTTTTTTCACTGAGCAAGTGAGAATCGCAACGAGGAACTTAGGAGTGATTGATCCTCTTTCAATAGATGAATATATTGCCAGAGATGGCTATTTCGCACTACATAAGGTCCTTTCTGAACTAAGTAGAGAAGATGTTGTAGAGATACTGAAGAAAAGTGAGCTCAAGGGACGCGGTGGAGCGGGATTTCCGACTTGGATGAAGTGGGATCTGACGAAGAAAGCACAAGGCGACACGAAGTATGTAATCTGCAACGCTGATGAGGGCGACCCTGGAGCCTTTATGGATAGGGCGGTTCTTGAAGGTGATCCTCACACAATTGTAGAAGCTATGACAATAGCTGCAAGAGTAGTCGGAGCTCAGAAGGGATTCGTATATGTTAGGGCTGAGTACCCTCTTGCAATAGAACGGTTGACTCACGCGATGAAAATGGCCAGAGAGTACGGATTTCTTGGCGAAAACATTCTCGGAACTGGGTTCTCGTTTGATCTTGAGATAAGAATTGGAGCAGGCGCGTTTGTCTGTGGTGAAGAGACGGCTCTCATAAACTCAATTGAAGGCAAGAGAGGAATACCCAGAGTGAAACCTCCCTTTCCTGCAAGTAAGGGGTTATGGGGAAAACCAACTCTGCTTAGCAATGTGGAGACCTACGCTAACATTCCTCCGATTATCACAAATGGCGGCGAATGGTTCAGTCAGTACGGAGTGGATGGTTCCAGGGGGACTAAAGTCTTTGCTTTGGCTGGAAACGTAAAGAACACAGGTCTCGTCGAAGTTCCCATGGGGATCACACTTAGAAAGCTGATCTTCGATATTGGGGGAGGCGTCCCTGGAGGGAAGAAGCTGAAAGCTATTCAGACCGGAGGTCCTAGTGGAGGATGCATACCCCTAGAATTGATTGATACACCAATAACATACGATAACATGAAAAAACTGGGCACGATAATCGGTTCGGGTGGAATGATCGTTATGGATGAAGATAGCTGCATGGTTGATGTTGCCAAGTACTTCCTGGAGTTCACTGTGGAGGAATCTTGCGGTCAGTGCACACCTTGTCGTGATGGAACACGTAGAATGCTAGAGATTCTTGAAAGAATAACTGAAGGAGAAGGTACTATGGAAGACCTTCAACTTCTGAAAGATCTTGGCGATAATATAATGTCGACTTCACTTTGCGGGCTTGGACAGACTGCGCCACAACCAGTGATATCAACAATGCGATATTTCTGGGATGAGTATGAAGCTCACGTGAAAGAGGGAAGATGTCCGGCAAAGAAGTGCAAATCTTTGATGCGGGTAGTAATTGATAAAGACAAATGCGTTGGTTGTACCGCATGCGCCAGAGTCTGTCCCGTTGAAGCGATAAGCGGTTCAGTAAGAAAACCTCACGAAATAGACTCAGAAATCTGCACAAGATGTGGGAGTTGTTTGGCCGTATGCAAATTTGGGGCGATTAGCAAAGTTTCACCATAA
- a CDS encoding ferredoxin, whose product MAKIKSLEELMKIKENAMKGLKMRDSGKRGKVIVAMGTCGIAAGAKDTLRAIVDSLEEKGIEDVAVVQSGCFGLCDVEPTIEVHLEGSEPIIYGHVTPAQAKRVVEQHIVGGKVVGDLIVKRGEL is encoded by the coding sequence ATGGCAAAGATTAAGAGCCTTGAAGAACTTATGAAAATCAAAGAGAACGCAATGAAGGGTCTTAAGATGCGTGACTCAGGCAAGAGAGGAAAAGTAATCGTGGCAATGGGAACTTGCGGGATTGCCGCAGGTGCAAAGGATACGTTAAGGGCGATAGTAGACTCACTTGAAGAGAAGGGAATTGAGGATGTCGCTGTCGTTCAGTCCGGCTGTTTTGGTCTCTGCGATGTTGAGCCCACAATTGAGGTTCATCTCGAGGGATCAGAGCCGATAATTTATGGCCACGTGACCCCCGCTCAAGCAAAGAGAGTGGTTGAACAGCACATTGTCGGCGGTAAAGTAGTCGGAGATCTTATTGTGAAAAGAGGAGAACTATAA
- a CDS encoding NAD(P)H-dependent oxidoreductase subunit E: MSQVNCPDCQKLFEELDEYIDSVKGNTGVLINVLHKAQEIFGYLSEELQQHVSEKLDIPLSQVYGVVTFYNFFSMKPKGKNQIKVCLGTACYVKGADKILERLRDELGVEMNEPTSDGLFSIHAVRCLGACSMAPVVLVGEDDYFGRVTPDEVSKILGKYRRAE, encoded by the coding sequence TTGTCTCAAGTAAATTGCCCGGATTGTCAGAAGCTTTTTGAAGAACTTGATGAGTATATTGATTCTGTCAAAGGCAACACGGGTGTTTTAATTAATGTACTCCATAAGGCGCAAGAAATCTTTGGATATCTTTCGGAAGAACTGCAACAACACGTATCTGAGAAACTCGATATTCCTTTAAGTCAGGTATATGGAGTTGTGACTTTTTACAATTTCTTCAGTATGAAGCCAAAGGGAAAGAACCAGATAAAAGTCTGTCTAGGAACCGCCTGCTATGTCAAGGGTGCCGATAAGATACTGGAAAGGCTCCGGGACGAACTGGGCGTTGAGATGAATGAACCGACCTCCGACGGACTCTTTTCTATTCACGCCGTTAGATGCCTCGGTGCCTGCAGCATGGCTCCAGTGGTTTTGGTAGGCGAGGATGACTATTTCGGGAGAGTAACCCCTGATGAGGTTTCAAAGATATTAGGCAAATATAGGAGGGCCGAGTGA
- a CDS encoding adenine phosphoribosyltransferase → MDLEAFVRDVPDFPKEGVVFKDVTPLLKDPLAFRECILQMSERARKIDFNIMVAPEARGFIFAAPLAYEMGKALVPVRKPGKLPYKTKEIEYELEYGKATLQMHVDAICNGDKVLIVDDILATGGTMEAIARIIEDSGGEVVGILCLAELGFLNPRKRLSGHKVETLITY, encoded by the coding sequence ATGGATCTAGAAGCCTTTGTGCGTGACGTTCCGGACTTCCCAAAGGAAGGTGTGGTTTTCAAAGATGTCACTCCATTGTTAAAGGATCCTTTGGCTTTCAGAGAGTGCATACTGCAAATGTCGGAACGGGCAAGGAAGATTGATTTCAATATCATGGTAGCTCCTGAAGCCAGGGGGTTCATTTTTGCGGCTCCTCTAGCTTATGAAATGGGAAAAGCACTGGTACCTGTTAGAAAGCCAGGAAAGCTTCCTTACAAGACTAAAGAGATAGAGTACGAACTTGAGTATGGAAAGGCGACTCTTCAAATGCATGTGGATGCGATATGTAATGGTGATAAGGTACTGATAGTAGACGACATTCTCGCAACCGGAGGGACTATGGAGGCAATTGCTCGTATCATTGAAGATAGTGGTGGAGAAGTAGTTGGAATTCTATGCCTGGCTGAATTGGGATTTCTTAATCCAAGAAAGAGGCTTTCAGGCCACAAAGTGGAGACCTTAATTACTTATTGA
- a CDS encoding glucose-6-phosphate isomerase, whose protein sequence is MLKYDFSFAFKETLESGLSFDEMIDISKTLSTNFERVFQPLPGFLRILESDEILEEVKAYRSWLEHFDNFVVIGIGGSALGNQALHSALKPVSWNSYVKEKRDGNSRVFLLDNVDPDMIASVLGELDLENTIFNVISKSGTTAESMANYLIVRGLLEKLDLPIKDHFIFTTDKHKGVLRQIADAEGIRTLTIPEDVGGRFSVLTPVGLLSAIAEGIDISLLYEGARFGKERYLRDDVKSNPAAVSALIHYAYLKKGHNISVMMPYSNRLYTIADWYRQLWAESLGKKFDVSGRIVHTGQTPAKSLGAIDQHSQVQLYNEGPKDKIVTLLKVEDFGNQLTIPFIHSDIEALSYLNGVEVGELLNAELRGTSIALAANGVPNITISFPQIDEAHVGEFIVSYEIQTALMGFLLKVNPYDQPGVELGKKLTYAFMGRKGFEEVRDRYEEKTSWRFEL, encoded by the coding sequence ATGCTTAAATATGATTTCTCTTTTGCGTTCAAAGAGACCCTTGAAAGCGGGCTTTCTTTTGATGAAATGATAGATATTTCGAAGACGCTCTCTACGAATTTTGAAAGAGTATTTCAACCACTGCCCGGTTTTCTGCGAATTCTTGAAAGCGATGAAATTCTTGAAGAAGTCAAGGCGTACAGATCTTGGCTGGAACATTTCGACAATTTCGTAGTAATTGGAATTGGAGGCTCGGCACTTGGTAATCAGGCTTTGCACTCCGCACTGAAACCGGTTAGCTGGAACTCTTACGTTAAGGAGAAGCGAGACGGGAACTCCAGAGTGTTCTTGCTCGACAATGTAGATCCTGATATGATTGCATCTGTGTTAGGAGAATTGGATCTAGAAAACACTATATTCAACGTTATCTCGAAGTCCGGGACTACTGCTGAAAGCATGGCGAATTATCTCATCGTTAGAGGATTACTTGAAAAACTCGATCTTCCTATTAAAGACCATTTCATATTTACTACCGATAAACATAAGGGTGTACTCAGACAAATCGCAGACGCAGAGGGTATAAGAACCCTCACTATTCCGGAAGATGTAGGGGGTCGTTTTAGCGTTTTAACACCCGTAGGTTTGCTTTCGGCGATTGCGGAAGGAATTGACATAAGTCTTTTATACGAGGGGGCTAGGTTTGGAAAGGAAAGATATCTCAGAGATGACGTCAAATCAAACCCTGCAGCTGTAAGTGCGCTAATACACTATGCTTATCTAAAAAAAGGGCACAATATCTCAGTAATGATGCCGTATTCAAACAGACTATACACTATTGCCGACTGGTATAGACAGTTATGGGCAGAGTCTTTGGGAAAGAAATTCGATGTCTCCGGAAGAATCGTTCATACAGGGCAAACTCCAGCGAAATCTCTGGGTGCAATCGACCAGCACTCTCAAGTTCAACTATACAATGAGGGGCCTAAAGACAAGATAGTGACGCTCTTGAAGGTAGAGGATTTTGGAAACCAGCTTACAATACCGTTCATACATTCGGACATCGAAGCTTTGTCTTATCTCAATGGAGTTGAGGTTGGAGAATTACTTAATGCGGAGCTAAGGGGAACATCGATTGCACTTGCTGCGAACGGAGTACCCAACATCACTATTTCTTTTCCACAGATAGACGAAGCTCATGTCGGTGAGTTCATCGTCTCCTATGAAATACAGACTGCATTAATGGGTTTCTTGCTGAAAGTAAATCCTTATGACCAGCCTGGAGTAGAGTTAGGAAAGAAATTGACATATGCTTTTATGGGAAGAAAAGGATTCGAGGAAGTAAGGGATAGATATGAGGAGAAAACCTCCTGGAGGTTTGAGTTATGA
- the coaE gene encoding dephospho-CoA kinase (Dephospho-CoA kinase (CoaE) performs the final step in coenzyme A biosynthesis.) gives MVVGFVGKAGSGKSTAAERFERFGAEIISLDKLGHDALEEEKKQIADSFGKSILTCDKVDRKKLSKKVFEDSKLLQKLDEILHPVIRRKALKALERCHSKLCIIDGALIHEIGLADYCDKVIWFECTNKSSVERLMKRGMSRVRAESILHSQSHLDSMKERVNAEVSTSGSIDETFEKVREVLFEWGVVV, from the coding sequence ATGGTGGTTGGCTTTGTGGGAAAGGCGGGCAGTGGTAAGTCTACTGCCGCCGAGCGTTTTGAAAGGTTCGGTGCGGAAATAATCTCCCTGGATAAGCTTGGCCACGATGCACTGGAAGAAGAGAAAAAGCAGATAGCTGACTCTTTCGGGAAGAGCATTCTTACTTGCGACAAAGTTGACAGAAAAAAGCTTTCAAAGAAGGTCTTCGAAGACAGCAAACTCCTGCAAAAATTGGATGAAATACTTCACCCGGTTATTAGACGAAAGGCATTGAAAGCTCTTGAGAGATGCCATTCGAAGCTCTGTATAATCGATGGGGCTTTGATCCACGAAATAGGGCTTGCTGACTATTGCGACAAAGTCATTTGGTTTGAATGTACGAATAAATCTTCTGTTGAGAGACTCATGAAGAGAGGAATGAGCAGGGTCCGAGCGGAGTCTATACTCCATTCACAGTCTCACCTTGATTCAATGAAGGAGCGAGTCAATGCTGAGGTCTCGACATCAGGCAGTATTGATGAGACTTTCGAGAAGGTAAGAGAGGTTCTTTTTGAGTGGGGCGTAGTGGTATAA
- a CDS encoding ABC transporter substrate-binding protein has translation MRKRLILALLIVSFAVFTFAVTEIEFWHAMGGAQGTTVNEIVASFNEANPDIVVEAIYVGNYSALQQKLLVSAESNTLPALSQAYGNWTARLIPRNAVQELDSLIADPETGLTDEEWAAIWSPFKRMVTWGDTVYALPFNKSTYVLYYNTDLFEEYGLEVPKTMDDLLFAAMMLTEDKNNDGQIDQYGFGFRTTIDHFMIFLRANGGEAIEIKPDGSVEVIINSPEAKEALQLMYDMAHTYKVALFQGGYLDAPFGDGQIAMFVETIASASYVDSGSRGKHGWAWAPVPMWEVQAPPFAGTDVVMFKGITPEQKSAAWKFMKYLISPEIQAYWSVKTGYMPVTEIALTTPQWKAYEEQNPTVLVPISQIPFGSVDPNVALWDDVRTVLGTMVGDVINQKRTVEEGLAWAEQEILLKVAEQ, from the coding sequence ATGCGCAAAAGATTAATTCTTGCACTTCTTATCGTTTCTTTTGCAGTATTCACCTTTGCTGTGACGGAGATTGAGTTTTGGCACGCGATGGGTGGTGCCCAGGGAACCACAGTCAATGAAATCGTGGCATCTTTCAATGAGGCAAACCCTGATATTGTGGTAGAAGCCATTTATGTGGGAAATTACAGTGCTTTGCAGCAGAAACTCCTGGTCAGTGCGGAGAGTAATACTCTACCAGCTCTGTCTCAGGCTTATGGAAATTGGACTGCAAGACTCATTCCTCGAAATGCTGTACAAGAACTTGATTCGTTGATTGCTGATCCTGAAACGGGATTGACCGATGAAGAGTGGGCGGCCATCTGGAGTCCATTCAAGAGAATGGTTACCTGGGGCGACACAGTATACGCTCTTCCCTTCAACAAGAGCACATATGTCCTTTACTACAATACAGACCTCTTTGAGGAATATGGTCTGGAAGTTCCTAAGACAATGGATGATCTCCTTTTTGCAGCAATGATGCTCACTGAGGATAAAAATAACGACGGACAGATTGATCAGTACGGCTTTGGCTTCAGAACTACAATTGATCATTTCATGATATTCCTGAGAGCCAATGGTGGCGAAGCAATTGAGATAAAGCCAGATGGTTCGGTAGAGGTCATTATAAATTCTCCTGAAGCTAAGGAAGCCCTTCAATTAATGTATGACATGGCTCACACTTATAAGGTCGCTCTCTTCCAGGGAGGATATCTTGATGCGCCATTTGGTGATGGCCAGATTGCCATGTTTGTTGAAACAATCGCTTCCGCTTCTTATGTCGATTCCGGTTCAAGAGGAAAGCATGGTTGGGCATGGGCACCAGTTCCGATGTGGGAAGTTCAGGCACCGCCCTTTGCTGGTACGGATGTCGTTATGTTTAAAGGTATCACACCGGAGCAAAAGTCTGCTGCCTGGAAGTTCATGAAGTACCTTATAAGCCCTGAGATCCAGGCTTACTGGTCAGTTAAAACTGGATACATGCCGGTAACGGAAATTGCATTGACGACCCCTCAGTGGAAAGCATATGAAGAACAGAACCCGACTGTCCTAGTTCCTATCAGCCAGATTCCATTTGGCTCGGTAGATCCGAATGTTGCTCTTTGGGACGATGTCAGGACTGTTCTCGGAACGATGGTTGGAGATGTAATTAACCAGAAGAGAACCGTCGAAGAAGGACTCGCCTGGGCCGAACAGGAAATCCTTCTGAAGGTTGCTGAGCAGTAG
- a CDS encoding MFS transporter, with translation MKRYFHAFNFYAFSFSILLYLLTSAINTKAADWGLSYIEIGLINFLGCAFYVVSALIFGRMGDKVGFKRSLSNGMFLMAISLAFGFFWALPIHLVISVIGMNVFFGFFFPSIEGLLSKSEKAAGVDPAATVIRFVLSWSAGNVVGMAFGPFLIQKHPVAVFSYGITLCLIGTLHIRSHIKRYGEILPGPFHDRLKNSLGEIDFPKIKEYRRVYRFTFLLAGIIYTSGMALFPKLISSTGIPLENVGFLTVGANIGVFLSFVFMSFFRFWVGSPRISFLTMIAVFGAALLTFFLPETALTFFLATLFSGATYAVPYIFAIFYGLNSRDDDHGKQGGIHESMVGIIFGVGPLIGGYFLQIWASLRSIGLMSIGLIIIVIVSQMTFIRKISSE, from the coding sequence ATGAAGAGATACTTTCACGCGTTCAACTTCTATGCGTTTTCGTTCTCCATACTTCTTTACCTTCTGACTTCGGCCATCAACACTAAGGCTGCAGATTGGGGGCTGTCTTATATAGAAATAGGTCTAATTAACTTTCTAGGCTGTGCTTTCTATGTAGTCTCTGCTCTGATATTTGGCAGGATGGGGGACAAAGTCGGCTTTAAGAGAAGCCTGTCGAATGGCATGTTTTTGATGGCGATATCACTTGCCTTCGGATTCTTCTGGGCTCTTCCCATCCATCTGGTTATATCGGTAATCGGAATGAACGTCTTTTTCGGCTTCTTTTTCCCGTCAATTGAAGGCTTGCTTTCTAAGTCGGAGAAAGCTGCTGGGGTTGATCCTGCGGCGACTGTCATCCGGTTCGTTCTCTCTTGGAGCGCAGGAAACGTTGTTGGGATGGCATTTGGCCCTTTTCTAATTCAAAAACACCCGGTAGCGGTGTTTTCTTATGGGATAACGCTCTGTTTGATTGGAACTCTCCATATAAGATCACACATCAAGAGATACGGTGAAATTCTTCCCGGTCCATTCCACGACAGATTGAAGAATTCTCTTGGCGAAATAGATTTCCCAAAGATTAAGGAGTACAGAAGAGTATATAGATTCACTTTTCTACTGGCAGGAATTATCTATACTAGTGGAATGGCGCTTTTTCCAAAACTAATCTCATCAACTGGGATACCTTTGGAGAATGTCGGGTTCTTGACCGTAGGTGCCAACATCGGAGTCTTTCTGTCCTTTGTTTTCATGAGTTTCTTCCGGTTTTGGGTTGGCAGTCCTAGAATTTCCTTTCTAACAATGATTGCCGTATTTGGAGCTGCACTACTGACCTTTTTTCTGCCCGAAACCGCTCTGACGTTCTTCCTGGCGACTCTCTTTTCAGGCGCGACTTATGCGGTGCCTTACATATTTGCGATATTCTATGGGCTGAATTCTCGAGATGACGATCATGGAAAGCAGGGAGGGATACATGAGTCGATGGTAGGCATTATCTTCGGTGTCGGTCCGCTTATAGGGGGGTATTTTCTTCAAATTTGGGCCAGTCTGAGGAGCATTGGCCTTATGTCAATTGGATTGATTATCATCGTTATCGTAAGTCAAATGACTTTCATCAGAAAGATCAGTTCTGAGTAG
- a CDS encoding ABC transporter permease, with protein MGFFEYLARNYDLVLIELLNHIKIIAIAVPIAIGIGVPIGIIVSRNKKVSSIALYGAGILMTIPSLALFGYMVVLLAPLKAGIGVTPAVIALVIYSFLPVIRNTVVAVNSVDPRMIEAAKGMGMTNSQILFRVRLPLTIPIIMAGVRNAAVMGVSVATIAYLIGARGLGYFIFSGLGRSNFNMVLLGAIIVSALGIGMNYGLLALEEAITPKGLKIERDK; from the coding sequence ATGGGTTTCTTTGAGTATCTGGCAAGAAACTACGACCTGGTGCTGATAGAGCTGCTTAATCACATAAAGATTATTGCGATAGCGGTACCGATTGCAATTGGGATTGGCGTACCAATTGGAATAATCGTTTCAAGAAACAAGAAGGTTTCATCGATAGCTCTCTACGGAGCGGGAATTCTCATGACGATTCCCAGTCTCGCCCTCTTCGGTTACATGGTGGTCTTGCTGGCGCCGCTGAAAGCGGGAATTGGTGTAACACCGGCAGTCATTGCTCTAGTGATCTATTCCTTCCTGCCTGTCATAAGGAATACAGTGGTGGCAGTGAATTCGGTCGATCCCAGAATGATAGAGGCGGCCAAAGGCATGGGAATGACTAATAGCCAAATACTTTTCAGAGTCAGACTTCCACTTACTATACCGATTATCATGGCAGGTGTTAGAAATGCGGCGGTTATGGGTGTGAGTGTCGCGACTATCGCCTATCTTATAGGTGCGAGAGGGCTCGGATACTTCATCTTCTCCGGACTCGGAAGATCGAATTTCAATATGGTTCTTCTTGGAGCGATTATTGTCTCGGCATTGGGAATAGGAATGAACTACGGTTTGCTGGCTCTGGAAGAGGCCATTACTCCTAAAGGTCTGAAAATTGAACGGGATAAGTGA